In Gopherus evgoodei ecotype Sinaloan lineage chromosome 10, rGopEvg1_v1.p, whole genome shotgun sequence, a single window of DNA contains:
- the BHLHA15 gene encoding class A basic helix-loop-helix protein 15, giving the protein MKTKSKRTKHRLAVDKEAFLGETTLSKQEPVKCVRRKERRKGGNNESSKTGTVKAKHSWNNKDRHLRRLESNERERQRMHKLNNAFQALREVIPHVRAENKLSKIETLTLAKNYIKSLTSTILHMSSGHLPTVEGTGASSGSKLYQHYQQQHGDEERDEQLKKYSTQIHSFRQGS; this is encoded by the coding sequence ATGAAGACCAAAAGCAAAAGAACGAAGCACAGGCTTGCTGTTGACAAAGAAGCCTTTCTTGGGGAGACAACTTTGAGCAAACAGGAACCGGTAAAATGTGTGCGACgcaaagaaaggagaaaaggcgGAAACAATGAGAGTAGCAAGACCGGTACAGTCAAAGCCAAGCATTCTTGGAACAACAAAGACAGACACTTAAGGAGATTGGAAAGCAATGAACGGGAGAGGCAGAGAATGCACAAGCTCAATAATGCATTCCAGGCCTTGCGGGAGGTTATCCCTCATGTGAGAGCTGAGAACAAACTTTCTAAAATTGAGACTCTGACGCTAGCCAAAAATTACATTAAGTCACTGACTTCCACCATACTCCATATGTCCAGTGGGCATCTTCCAACTGTAGAAGGAACTGGGGCATCCAGTGGCTCCAAACTGTACCAGCATTACCAACAGCAACACGGTGATGAGGAACGCGATGAACAACTAAAAAAATACTCCACACAAATTCACAGCTTCAGACAAGGCAGCTAA